One Parasedimentitalea psychrophila genomic region harbors:
- a CDS encoding helix-turn-helix domain-containing protein: MEPVQTEDAGPMAEVGDAPDGQVLGQMIRVARKEKGLTLEDVAKAAAIGRSTLSKIENNLTKPSFDIIRRLMQTLELKTPQLFVQSGKSDISGRRDYTLTGKGEHQETATYDHELLCTELTSKRMLPYISTIKARDVSEYENWVRHRGEEFMYVISGSLTLYTEHYRPLMMVAGDSVYYDSSMGHGCVSTSDEDARVLWVSLEI; the protein is encoded by the coding sequence ATGGAACCGGTTCAGACAGAAGACGCAGGCCCCATGGCCGAGGTCGGTGACGCGCCTGATGGCCAGGTTCTGGGGCAGATGATTCGCGTGGCGCGCAAGGAAAAGGGGCTGACGCTGGAGGACGTGGCAAAGGCGGCTGCGATTGGCCGGTCCACTTTGTCCAAGATCGAGAATAATTTGACTAAGCCCAGTTTCGACATCATTCGACGGCTGATGCAGACGCTGGAACTGAAGACACCACAATTGTTTGTGCAGTCGGGTAAAAGCGATATCTCGGGGCGTCGTGACTATACGTTGACCGGTAAGGGTGAACATCAGGAAACCGCAACCTATGATCACGAGTTGCTGTGTACCGAGCTTACCAGCAAACGGATGCTGCCGTATATCAGCACCATCAAAGCACGCGATGTCAGTGAATATGAAAACTGGGTGCGCCATCGAGGCGAAGAATTCATGTATGTGATCAGTGGCTCGCTGACGCTGTACACGGAACATTATCGGCCTCTGATGATGGTCGCGGGTGACAGCGTCTACTATGATAGCAGCATGGGGCATGGCTGTGTATCCACCAGCGACGAGGACGCTCGGGTGTTGTGGGTGTCTTTAGAGATATGA